In one Vanessa tameamea isolate UH-Manoa-2023 chromosome 10, ilVanTame1 primary haplotype, whole genome shotgun sequence genomic region, the following are encoded:
- the LOC113393025 gene encoding coiled-coil domain-containing protein 85C-B, giving the protein MTIRKSVPTTMSIRQNTGEFTKHKQRLGKQGPEPVNFPPRYHPPPPAAASSKLATIDAGAKEFKPPNSVKPIDSSKLQYPLGIQNSMPVLYPSGPYPQVKYLQGYPVGYPVPPAALRVLRPGGEIITKAIVHESVEATARARSADDTQRIQRNLEEEQIHRRSADMLKFTKRIESDGTRQSTDQRRQIQTLLDEIKALKEANRRLSDDNQELRDLCCFLDDDRQKGRKLAREWQRFGRYTASVMRQEVSAYQNKLRELDDKQQELIRDNLELKELCLYLDEERERSTCVNCGRAAGRERDDGDGSSSGTNAEEIPRPPTSTVSITHPQLAERTVQYVRDLEQKVRRLEAEKGLGSGLNERPEAVVRALQVLEVRERVEREKRRPAPDLDTGEQALVREMCNVVWGKLEEGPPQAPPR; this is encoded by the coding sequence ATGACTATTCGCAAATCGGTGCCAACGACAATGTCAATCAGACAAAATACGGGAGAATTCACTAAGCACAAACAACGACTAGGTAAACAGGGCCCGGAACCGGTCAACTTTCCACCGCGCTATCATCCGCCGCCACCTGCCGCAGCGAGTTCAAAACTAGCCACTATAGACGCTGGTGCGAAAGAGTTCAAACCTCCTAATTCCGTAAAACCTATTGATTCTAGTAAATTACAATATCCTTTAGGTATCCAAAATTCCATGCCAGTATTATACCCAAGCGGACCGTATCCACAAGTGAAGTATCTTCAAGGCTACCCTGTGGGGTATCCGGTTCCTCCGGCAGCACTTCGTGTTCTTAGGCCTGGTGGTGAGATTATCACGAAAGCAATTGTTCACGAGTCTGTGGAAGCAACAGCCCGTGCAAGAAGTGCTGACGACACCCAGCGGATCCAACGCAATTTAGAAGAAGAACAAATTCATAGGCGGTCTGCGGATATGCTGAAGTTCACAAAACGAATCGAATCGGATGGTACGAGGCAGTCGACAGATCAGAGACGGCAAATTCAAACACTTTTAGATGAAATAAAAGCATTGAAAGAGGCCAACCGCCGTCTAAGTGACGATAATCAAGAACTACGTGACTTATGTTGTTTTCTTGACGATGACCGACAGAAAGGTCGTAAGTTGGCACGAGAATGGCAGCGTTTCGGTAGGTACACGGCATCTGTGATGCGACAAGAAGTATCagcatatcaaaataaattacgagAGCTAGACGACAAGCAGCAAGAACTAATCAGAGATAATCTGGAATTAAAAGaattatgtctttatttagACGAAGAAAGGGAGAGAAGTACATGTGTCAACTGTGGAAGAGCAGCTGGAAGAGAGAGGGATGACGGTGACGGTAGCAGTAGTGGTACAAATGCTGAAGAAATTCCTCGACCTCCCACGTCCACGGTATCGATTACACATCCACAATTAGCAGAACGTACAGTGCAGTATGTACGGGACTTAGAACAGAAAGTACGGCGCTTAGAAGCTGAAAAGGGGTTAGGGAGTGGACTTAATGAAAGACCAGAGGCTGTAGTTCGTGCACTGCAAGTGTTAGAAGTAAGAGAAAGGGTAGAGAGAGAGAAAAGAAGACCGGCCCCAGATTTGGATACAGGTGAACAAGCCCTTGTGCGAGAAATGTGTAACGTAGTGTGGGGTAAATTAGAAGAGGGGCCACCTCAAGCACCACCACGTTGA
- the LOC113393045 gene encoding radial spoke head 1 homolog → MVEEKGEGPEDVDTIGVYVGGRNVEGERHGEGWAVLPNGDFYQGCYYQGMRNGKGLYVFKNGARYEGEWRHAMKYGVGQMTYPDGSRYEGDWRHDLKHGFGAYYYPNGDIYEGAWFKGKRHGLGTYFCAENQIKFMGTWVDGVIEGPGQIMYPRVRFHGSWHKGMPKGPGCFVFDTNCMQHGFYLLIKDPNSEEFGEGEEEKEEKGAKSDRLEEGEEEIEIDETLGKISVWRARNVTAYMAEFLPPEPVPLPVHDSIPSLAGASIETDVLRFEPPSIIGEEGGDDNDSWLLHRQQFLEEAEQKE, encoded by the exons ATGGTTGAAGAGAAAGGAGAAGGCCCTGAAGATGTGGATACCATTGga GTATACGTAGGTGGCCGCAACGTCGAAGGAGAACGGCATGGTGAAGGCTGGGCTGTACTTCCAAATGGAGACTTTTATCAGGGCTGCTATTATCAAGGAATGCGAAATGGAAAAGGTTTATACGTGTTTAAGAACGGAGCTCGATATGAAG GAGAATGGCGTCATGCTATGAAGTATGGAGTAGGTCAGATGACATATCCAGATGGATCTCGCTATGAAGGTGACTGGAGACATGATTTAAAGCACGGGTTCGGTGCTTATTATTATCCTAACGGTGACATTTACGAAGGAGCCTGGTTTAAAGGCAAACGTCATGGCCTGGGAACATATTTCTGTGCAGAAAATCAG ataaagtTTATGGGGACGTGGGTAGATGGCGTTATTGAAGGTCCGGGGCAGATCATGTATCCCCGAGTCCGATTCCATGGTTCCTGGCACAAAGGAATGCCAAAAGGCCCAGGATGTTTTGTGTTTGATACAAATTGCATGCAGCATGGTTTCTACTTGCTAATAAAAGATCCTAATTCTGAAGAATTTGGAGAAGGTGAAGAAGAGAAGGAAGAAAAAGGAGCAAAAAGTGACAGATTAGAAGAGGGCGAGGAAGAAATCGAGATAGACGAGACATTAg gtaaaatTTCAGTATGGCGTGCTCGTAACGTAACAGCTTATATGGCAGAGTTCCTACCCCCTGAACCAGTTCCACTTCCTGTACACGACTCCATACCTTCTCTAGCTGGAGCAAGTATAGAGACAGATGTATTACGTTTTGAGCCACCCTCAATAATAGGAGAAGAGGGTGGTGACGACAATGACTCTTGGCTTCTTCATCGCCAACAGTTTTTGGAAGAAGCCGAACAAAAAGAATAa